In Erigeron canadensis isolate Cc75 chromosome 1, C_canadensis_v1, whole genome shotgun sequence, a single window of DNA contains:
- the LOC122584916 gene encoding transmembrane protein 87A-like isoform X2 has translation MYASFSNLHLNSSYSSNIQDNNNNNNNNKNGKSFIRFESITFRRPKEVAAKQNEMQQSTGLVEAIIVEVKNRDKIGGAYLNSNAICCTPVLASDGSCKVGEVIIRQDPNNPGWPKRIQTPFEGKSEEAKMMLQTVEINRTGMYYLYFMFCDPQLKGTILSGRTVWRNPDGYLPGKMTPFMHFYGFMSLAYLILGLIWFLRFVQHWKDIIQLHYHITIVVGLGMCEMALWYFEYANFNATGSRPIGITLWAVTFSAFKKTFSRLLLLVVSMGFGVVRPTLGGVTLKVLLLGVIYFAASEALELVENLGNINDFSGKARVFLVLPVALLDSCFILWIFSSLSKTLEKLQLRRSMGKLELYRKFTNALAVSVLVSVAWIGYEMRKMEGCRTG, from the exons ATGTATGCTTCTTTTTCCAACCTTCATCTCAATTCATCCTACTCCTCTAATAttcaagataataataataataacaataacaacaaaaatgGCAAATCCTTCATTAG GTTTGAGTCTATAACCTTTCGAAGACCAAAGGAGGTTGCTGCTAAACAGAACGAGATGCAACAAAGTACTGGTTTGGTGGAGGCAATAATTGTTGAAGTGAAAAACCGGGATAAGATTGGGGGTGCTTATTTAAACTCTAATGCAATATGTTGTACGCCCGTACTTGCCAGTGATGGTTCCTGCAAGGTTGGAGAAGTCATCATTCGCCAAGACCCCAATAACCCTGGCTGGCCTAAACGGATTCAAACCCCTTTTGAGGGAAAAAGTGAAGAAGCAAAGATGATGCTGCAAACCGTTGAGATTAACAGAACGGGAATGTATTATCTTTACTTTATGTTTTGTGATCCACAGCTAAAGGGCACAATACTGAGTGGCAGAACCGTTTGGAGAAATCCAGATGGTTATCTACCAGGAAAGATGACACCGTTTATgcatttttatggatttatgTCTTTAGCTTATCTTATTCTTGGTCTCATATGGTTTCTTCGGTTTGTGCAACATTGGAAGGATATAATACAGCTGCATTACCATATCACAATTGTTGTTGGTTTAGGGATGTGTGAGATGGCTCTTTGGTATTTTGAGTATGCAAATTTCAATGCCACGGGAAGCAGACCGATTGGAATTACCCTCTGGGCAGTCACATTTAGTGCCTTTAAGAAGACGTTTTCTCGTCTTCTTCTTCTAGTTGTATCAATGGGTTTTGGTGTAGTGCGACCTACCTTAGGAGGTGTAACTTTGAAAGTGTTGCTTCTTGGTGTTATTTATTTTGCTGCTTCAGAAGCACTTGAGCTTGTTGAGAATCTTGGAAATATCAATGACTTTTCTGGGAAAGCAAGAGTTTTTCTGGTGCTACCTGTTGCTCTACTTGATTCATGCTTCATTCTTTGGATCTTCTCATCATTATCTAAAACGTTGGAAAAGCTTCAG TTACGGAGAAGCATGGGAAAACTTGAACTATACCGAAAGTTTACTAATGCCTTAGCTGTATCAGTATTGGTTTCTGTTGCTTGGATTGGCTACGAG ATGCGGAAAATGGAAGGCTGCAGAACAGGGTAG
- the LOC122584916 gene encoding transmembrane protein 87B-like isoform X3, with the protein MYASFSNLHLNSSYSSNIQDNNNNNNNNKNGKSFIRFESITFRRPKEVAAKQNEMQQSTGLVEAIIVEVKNRDKIGGAYLNSNAICCTPVLASDGSCKVGEVIIRQDPNNPGWPKRIQTPFEGKSEEAKMMLQTVEINRTGMYYLYFMFCDPQLKGTILSGRTVWRNPDGYLPGKMTPFMHFYGFMSLAYLILGLIWFLRFVQHWKDIIQLHYHITIVVGLGMCEMALWYFEYANFNATGSRPIGITLWAVTFSAFKKTFSRLLLLVVSMGFGVVRPTLGGVTLKVLLLGVIYFAASEALELVENLGNINDFSGKARVFLVLPVALLDSCFILWIFSSLSKTLEKLQLRRSMGKLELYRKFTNALAVSVLVSVAWIGYEIFIFGG; encoded by the exons ATGTATGCTTCTTTTTCCAACCTTCATCTCAATTCATCCTACTCCTCTAATAttcaagataataataataataacaataacaacaaaaatgGCAAATCCTTCATTAG GTTTGAGTCTATAACCTTTCGAAGACCAAAGGAGGTTGCTGCTAAACAGAACGAGATGCAACAAAGTACTGGTTTGGTGGAGGCAATAATTGTTGAAGTGAAAAACCGGGATAAGATTGGGGGTGCTTATTTAAACTCTAATGCAATATGTTGTACGCCCGTACTTGCCAGTGATGGTTCCTGCAAGGTTGGAGAAGTCATCATTCGCCAAGACCCCAATAACCCTGGCTGGCCTAAACGGATTCAAACCCCTTTTGAGGGAAAAAGTGAAGAAGCAAAGATGATGCTGCAAACCGTTGAGATTAACAGAACGGGAATGTATTATCTTTACTTTATGTTTTGTGATCCACAGCTAAAGGGCACAATACTGAGTGGCAGAACCGTTTGGAGAAATCCAGATGGTTATCTACCAGGAAAGATGACACCGTTTATgcatttttatggatttatgTCTTTAGCTTATCTTATTCTTGGTCTCATATGGTTTCTTCGGTTTGTGCAACATTGGAAGGATATAATACAGCTGCATTACCATATCACAATTGTTGTTGGTTTAGGGATGTGTGAGATGGCTCTTTGGTATTTTGAGTATGCAAATTTCAATGCCACGGGAAGCAGACCGATTGGAATTACCCTCTGGGCAGTCACATTTAGTGCCTTTAAGAAGACGTTTTCTCGTCTTCTTCTTCTAGTTGTATCAATGGGTTTTGGTGTAGTGCGACCTACCTTAGGAGGTGTAACTTTGAAAGTGTTGCTTCTTGGTGTTATTTATTTTGCTGCTTCAGAAGCACTTGAGCTTGTTGAGAATCTTGGAAATATCAATGACTTTTCTGGGAAAGCAAGAGTTTTTCTGGTGCTACCTGTTGCTCTACTTGATTCATGCTTCATTCTTTGGATCTTCTCATCATTATCTAAAACGTTGGAAAAGCTTCAG TTACGGAGAAGCATGGGAAAACTTGAACTATACCGAAAGTTTACTAATGCCTTAGCTGTATCAGTATTGGTTTCTGTTGCTTGGATTGGCTACGAG ATATTCATATTCGGAGGTTGA
- the LOC122584916 gene encoding transmembrane protein 87B-like isoform X1 encodes MYASFSNLHLNSSYSSNIQDNNNNNNNNKNGKSFIRFESITFRRPKEVAAKQNEMQQSTGLVEAIIVEVKNRDKIGGAYLNSNAICCTPVLASDGSCKVGEVIIRQDPNNPGWPKRIQTPFEGKSEEAKMMLQTVEINRTGMYYLYFMFCDPQLKGTILSGRTVWRNPDGYLPGKMTPFMHFYGFMSLAYLILGLIWFLRFVQHWKDIIQLHYHITIVVGLGMCEMALWYFEYANFNATGSRPIGITLWAVTFSAFKKTFSRLLLLVVSMGFGVVRPTLGGVTLKVLLLGVIYFAASEALELVENLGNINDFSGKARVFLVLPVALLDSCFILWIFSSLSKTLEKLQLRRSMGKLELYRKFTNALAVSVLVSVAWIGYELYFNASDPLSELWQRAWIIQAFWALLAYILLVIICVLWSPSHNPTRYSYSEVEDIEEEGISLTSAAVKVSGELMERKPAIITDRVFEVIEEDKRE; translated from the exons ATGTATGCTTCTTTTTCCAACCTTCATCTCAATTCATCCTACTCCTCTAATAttcaagataataataataataacaataacaacaaaaatgGCAAATCCTTCATTAG GTTTGAGTCTATAACCTTTCGAAGACCAAAGGAGGTTGCTGCTAAACAGAACGAGATGCAACAAAGTACTGGTTTGGTGGAGGCAATAATTGTTGAAGTGAAAAACCGGGATAAGATTGGGGGTGCTTATTTAAACTCTAATGCAATATGTTGTACGCCCGTACTTGCCAGTGATGGTTCCTGCAAGGTTGGAGAAGTCATCATTCGCCAAGACCCCAATAACCCTGGCTGGCCTAAACGGATTCAAACCCCTTTTGAGGGAAAAAGTGAAGAAGCAAAGATGATGCTGCAAACCGTTGAGATTAACAGAACGGGAATGTATTATCTTTACTTTATGTTTTGTGATCCACAGCTAAAGGGCACAATACTGAGTGGCAGAACCGTTTGGAGAAATCCAGATGGTTATCTACCAGGAAAGATGACACCGTTTATgcatttttatggatttatgTCTTTAGCTTATCTTATTCTTGGTCTCATATGGTTTCTTCGGTTTGTGCAACATTGGAAGGATATAATACAGCTGCATTACCATATCACAATTGTTGTTGGTTTAGGGATGTGTGAGATGGCTCTTTGGTATTTTGAGTATGCAAATTTCAATGCCACGGGAAGCAGACCGATTGGAATTACCCTCTGGGCAGTCACATTTAGTGCCTTTAAGAAGACGTTTTCTCGTCTTCTTCTTCTAGTTGTATCAATGGGTTTTGGTGTAGTGCGACCTACCTTAGGAGGTGTAACTTTGAAAGTGTTGCTTCTTGGTGTTATTTATTTTGCTGCTTCAGAAGCACTTGAGCTTGTTGAGAATCTTGGAAATATCAATGACTTTTCTGGGAAAGCAAGAGTTTTTCTGGTGCTACCTGTTGCTCTACTTGATTCATGCTTCATTCTTTGGATCTTCTCATCATTATCTAAAACGTTGGAAAAGCTTCAG TTACGGAGAAGCATGGGAAAACTTGAACTATACCGAAAGTTTACTAATGCCTTAGCTGTATCAGTATTGGTTTCTGTTGCTTGGATTGGCTACGAG TTGTATTTCAATGCAAGTGATCCCCTGAGTGAATTATGGCAACGAGCTTGGATCATCCAAGCTTTCTGGGCTCTGTTGGCATATATACTTTTGGTTATCATATGTGTTCTTTGGTCTCCCTCCCATAATCCTACTAG ATATTCATATTCGGAGGTTGAGGACATAGAAGAAGAAGGTATCTCTTTGACAAGCGCTGCAGTCAAAGTGTCGGGAGAGTTGATGGAGCGGAAGCCAGCAATCATAACAGATCGTGTGTTTGAGGTTATTGAGGAGGATAAAAGAGAATGA
- the LOC122588966 gene encoding protein FAR1-RELATED SEQUENCE 5-like: protein MDCLEEIFLNPNAPEGVNEEFVYEEPDDEFESPDVRDEFDYDHDVFYTKEVFDTHIDLVDWAQRTAKELGYVLVTRRSNVTKGGEVKKMVLICNRGGKKDKRSTGAPKGSTKIDCPFKLVGRLTKDHSWWVEVIDHRHNHPSACNLEGIAYARRLTDVQKEFVDEKALLGLGPNSIRDQLKDAFPGILTRSQDISNYLRQHRLKHAQQRGETRMQIVLQLLSDHQYTYQYTTDSKTGCLTNLFFVHPTSLDIWRAFPWIIEIDATYKTNVYNMPLVEIVGVTPTGKTFSIAHALIENEQHATYTWVLQCLRSTLEEGLVVRVALTDRDLALMKAVKDVMPETKLILCRIHIWRNIELHANPSFRSKKDYGLFRHGGINS, encoded by the exons atggATTGCTTGGAGGAAATTTTCTTAAATCCAAATGCGCCGGAAGGTGTAAATGAAGAGTTTGTGTACGAAGAGCCCGATGACGAATTTGAATCCCCAGATGTCCGTGATGAATTTGATTACGATCACGATGTTTTTTATACCAAGGAG gTGTTTGACACACACATAGATTTGGTAGACTGGGCTCAAAGAACGGCAAAggagcttggttatgtgttagtAACACGAAGATCAAATGTCACAAAAGGCGGAGAAGTTAAAAAGATGGTCCTTATTTGCAACCGTGGTGGAAAAAAAGATAAGCGGTCAACCGGGGCACCCAAAGGGAGTACCAAAATTGACTGTCCATTCAAATTGGTAGGCCGTCTGACAAAGGACCATAGTTGGTGGGTTGAAGTTATAGATCACCGACATAACCATCCATCAGCTTGTAATTTGGAAGGTATTGCGTACGCAAGACGACTAACCgatgttcaaaaagaatttgtggACGAAAAGGCGTTGCTAGGTTTAGGGCCAAATAGCATAAGGGACCAATTGAAGGATGCATTTCCCGGTATCTTGACCCGTTCACAAGACATTTCTAACTACCTGCGGCAACACCGGCTAAAGCACGCCCAACAACGAGGGGAAACTCGAATGCAG ATCGTGCTCCAATTACTATCTGACCATCAGTACACGTATCAGTACACGACGGATAGCAAAACCGGATGTTTGACCAATCTCTTTTTCGTAcatcctacatcacttgacATATGGCGTGCATTTCCTTGGATCATTGAAATAGACGCCACGTATAAAACCAACGTTTACAACATGCCGCTTGTTGAGATTGTGGGTGTCACTCCAACTGGCAAGACATTCAGCATTGCGCACGCACTTATTGAAAATGAGCAACATGCGACATACACATGGGTGTTACAGTGCTTGAGGTCGACGCTCGAAGAAGGCCTCGTCGTGCGTGTGGCACTCACTGATCGGGATCTGGCCCTCATGAAAGCGGTTAAGGATGTGATGCCGGAAACGAAGCTGATACTGTGTAGAATACACATTTGGAGGAATATTGAGTTACATGCCAACCCATCGTTTAGGTCAAAAAAAGATTATGGTTTGTTTAGACACGGTGGGATCAACTCGTAA
- the LOC122604403 gene encoding 5-amino-6-(5-phospho-D-ribitylamino)uracil phosphatase, chloroplastic isoform X2, with amino-acid sequence MESAFGFRLIQATTTSFLPYQLPINLKLPSLQRLEQQRNQRKVVRSCYGSDEIDGFQFTPTKIFMEEAIGAEYGEGFETFRPDGPLKVDVDFLNDRLQEGFLKRIRYAMKPDEAYGLIFSWDNVAGTQALKLSAWKELALEEGKEIPDDDDVQRLLLHGAPDHVLDKVLMWGNEARELERLKSKLSQLYSNNLLKLSEPMEGLKEWLDAVSTARIPCAVVSSLDRKIMVEVLEKLGLMKYFQAIVTEEDGMDSMAHRLLSAAVKLDRKPSKCVVFEDDPRGVTAAHNCTMMAVALIGAHPAYDLVQADLAVGGFTELSVINLRRLFAHTGSTFMELQKQVVEKTPPRRRLTVDTIF; translated from the exons ATGGAATCAGCTTTTGGTTTCCGGTTAATCCAAGCTACAACCACTTCTTTTCTTCCTTACCAGCTCCCAATCAATCTCAAATTACCA AGCTTACAGCGTCTTGAGCAGCAAAGGAATCAAAGAAAGGTGGTTAGAAGTTGTTATGGGTCAGATGAAATTGATGGATTTCAGTTCACACCCACCAAGATTTTTATGGAAGAG GCAATTGGAGCTGAATATGGAGAAGGGTTTGAGACATTTAGACCAGATGGACCATTAAAAGTTGATGTT GATTTTTTGAATGATAGATTGCAAGAAGGGTTTCTAAAAAGAATTCGATATGCTATGAAGCCTGACGAAGCTTATGGACTTATTTTCTCATGGGATAATGTG GCGGGTACTCAAGCCTTGAAGTTGAGTGCATGGAAAGAACTTGCACTTGAAGAAG GAAAGGAGATccctgatgatgatgatgtgcaAAGGCTTTTACTTCATGGTGCTCCTGACCATGTTTTGGATAAg GTGTTAATGTGGGGAAATGAAGCACGTGAATTAGAAAGATTGAAGTCGAAGCTATCGCAATTGTATAGTAACAATCTTCTCAAG CTTTCAGAACCCATGGAAGGTCTGAAAGAATGGTTGGATGCAGTATCTACTGCGCGCATTCCTTGTGCTGTTGTGTCAAGTCTTGATAGGAAAATTATGGTTGAAGTATTGGAAAAACTGGGGCTTATGAAGTATTTCCAG GCAATAGTAACAGAGGAGGATGGCATGGATTCCATGGCTCATAGATTACTTTCTGCAGCGGTAAAG TTGGACCGAAAACCATCCAAATGTGTGGTGTTTGAGGATGATCCACGTGGTGTAACTGCTGCTCACAACTGCACGATGATGGCGGTGGCACTTATTGGTGCACATCCAGC GTATGATCTGGTGCAGGCTGACCTTGCTGTTGGCGGCTTTACTGAACTATCAGTGATCAACCTACGAAGACTTTTTGCACATACGGGTTCGACATTCATGGAACTACAAAAGCAAGTTGTAGAGAAAACAC
- the LOC122604403 gene encoding 5-amino-6-(5-phospho-D-ribitylamino)uracil phosphatase, chloroplastic isoform X1 translates to MESAFGFRLIQATTTSFLPYQLPINLKLPSLQRLEQQRNQRKVVRSCYGSDEIDGFQFTPTKIFMEEAIGAEYGEGFETFRPDGPLKVDVDFLNDRLQEGFLKRIRYAMKPDEAYGLIFSWDNVVAGTQALKLSAWKELALEEGKEIPDDDDVQRLLLHGAPDHVLDKVLMWGNEARELERLKSKLSQLYSNNLLKLSEPMEGLKEWLDAVSTARIPCAVVSSLDRKIMVEVLEKLGLMKYFQAIVTEEDGMDSMAHRLLSAAVKLDRKPSKCVVFEDDPRGVTAAHNCTMMAVALIGAHPAYDLVQADLAVGGFTELSVINLRRLFAHTGSTFMELQKQVVEKTPPRRRLTVDTIF, encoded by the exons ATGGAATCAGCTTTTGGTTTCCGGTTAATCCAAGCTACAACCACTTCTTTTCTTCCTTACCAGCTCCCAATCAATCTCAAATTACCA AGCTTACAGCGTCTTGAGCAGCAAAGGAATCAAAGAAAGGTGGTTAGAAGTTGTTATGGGTCAGATGAAATTGATGGATTTCAGTTCACACCCACCAAGATTTTTATGGAAGAG GCAATTGGAGCTGAATATGGAGAAGGGTTTGAGACATTTAGACCAGATGGACCATTAAAAGTTGATGTT GATTTTTTGAATGATAGATTGCAAGAAGGGTTTCTAAAAAGAATTCGATATGCTATGAAGCCTGACGAAGCTTATGGACTTATTTTCTCATGGGATAATGTGGTG GCGGGTACTCAAGCCTTGAAGTTGAGTGCATGGAAAGAACTTGCACTTGAAGAAG GAAAGGAGATccctgatgatgatgatgtgcaAAGGCTTTTACTTCATGGTGCTCCTGACCATGTTTTGGATAAg GTGTTAATGTGGGGAAATGAAGCACGTGAATTAGAAAGATTGAAGTCGAAGCTATCGCAATTGTATAGTAACAATCTTCTCAAG CTTTCAGAACCCATGGAAGGTCTGAAAGAATGGTTGGATGCAGTATCTACTGCGCGCATTCCTTGTGCTGTTGTGTCAAGTCTTGATAGGAAAATTATGGTTGAAGTATTGGAAAAACTGGGGCTTATGAAGTATTTCCAG GCAATAGTAACAGAGGAGGATGGCATGGATTCCATGGCTCATAGATTACTTTCTGCAGCGGTAAAG TTGGACCGAAAACCATCCAAATGTGTGGTGTTTGAGGATGATCCACGTGGTGTAACTGCTGCTCACAACTGCACGATGATGGCGGTGGCACTTATTGGTGCACATCCAGC GTATGATCTGGTGCAGGCTGACCTTGCTGTTGGCGGCTTTACTGAACTATCAGTGATCAACCTACGAAGACTTTTTGCACATACGGGTTCGACATTCATGGAACTACAAAAGCAAGTTGTAGAGAAAACAC